In the genome of Mycobacterium kansasii ATCC 12478, one region contains:
- a CDS encoding PE family protein, with protein MSFVLASPEVLAAAAADVVRIGSVLRSANAAAATPTIAVSAPGADEVSAAVASLFAGHGQAYQRLSAHLTAYHDQFVRTLQSSADAYAGAEAANAAPLQSAGQGLLNLINAPTEALLGRPLVGNGADGASGPVGQPGQSGGILYGDGGNGGNSGAPGAAGGAGGSAGLIGNGGAGGTGGAGAAGGTGGRGGWWAGSGGAGGLGGVGGGDGGHGGYAPLFGNGGQGGAGGSDAGGNGGHGGTGGRGGVVFGSGGSGGAGGAGGVAGGAGGDGGNAALIGLGGAGGAGGDGTSGMAGVAGGAGGAGGTGGNGGVFGFGGHGGAGGDGGAGGAGEAALAGQQGGMGASGGAAGAGGAGGRAIIGLAGDGGHGGSGGAGGIGGAGGNAVTLGAQGGQGGTGGTGGAAGAGGAAGGFGGSAGSTGKGGVGGHGGTGGTGGAGQAGASDPSAPTAGLQGGQGGDGGLGGAGGAGVGGVGGGAGGQGGVGGAGGHGGAGGANTGSSAGSGAAGGQGGTGGAAGAGGSGTDGGAAGATGTGGQGGTGGTGGRGASGLAGTSGVSPTGGGQGGQGGDGGQGGAGGAGIGGIGGGAGGQGGVGGHGGAGGTGGANTGNSGGSGADGGQGGIGGAAGAAGSGTDGGAAGAAGTGGQGGAGGTGGAGGTGAPAATRSDTGAAGGHGGNGGAGGQGGAGNGGINGSGGAGGDGGHGGQGGTGYADDGTNGATAGGTGGTGGTGGTGGAAGTGGAGGSAGAAGDGGDGGRGGQGGVSTTLGDTAGQGGQGGQGGQGGQGALGPASGVGHTGGQGGQGGQGGQGGNAANGANNGAGGRGGDGGAGGTGGSGYHDDGADNAGTGGTGGAGGQGGAGGTTGTGGLPGQNVGQGGHGGAGGQGGQGGATTIGGHTAGDGGQGGQGGQGGDGANGVRPNVANTGGLGGQGGAGGQGGDGGSAVAGATNGSGGHGGQGGRGGTGGAGYNDDGGYDATDGGAGGTGGQGGAGGAAGMGGTGGAAGAAGTGGTGGSGGDGGAGKAARASGSPFDGGWGAAGGAGGQGGAGGAGVGGVGGGQGGQGGVGGHGGAGGAGGNNTGTSSGTGGAGGQGGTGGAAGAGGAGADGGAAGANGTAGDGGDGGAGGKGGAGQSGASGTSPTDGSPGGQGGAGGQGGAGGAGIAGVGGGQGGQGGAGGQGGVGGAGGTNTGTSGGDGANGGQGGVGGAAGAGGSATDGGAIGANGAGGKGGAGGAGGNGGGGQAGTSGASPTAGGQGGTGGTGGRGGDGGAGIGGVGGGQGGQGGAGGQGGVGGTGGTDTGTSGGDGADGGKGGTGGLSGSGGSGTDGGLNGADGIGGKGGTGGAGGNGGTGQAGTSGSVPTVGETGGRGGAGGQGGDGGAAPGNIFGGQGGQGGVGGQGGAGGAGGTNTGASGGSGADGGQGGAGGAAGAGGVGSGNGAHGAIGTGGRGGTGGAGGNGGTGQAGTSGSVPTAGGQGGGGGAGGQGGAGGAGIGGVGGGQGGQGGLGGNGGTGGAGGTNTGTGIDAAGANGGKGGTGGAAGAAGSGTDGGAAGAIGAGGKGGAGGTGGNGGSGQAGSSGTTPTAGGQGGRGGAGGQGGDGGAGIGGVGGGQGGQGGIGGQGGTGGAGGNNTGTGLNAAGADGGKGGTGGVAGAAGSGTDGGAAGAVGTGGKGGTGGAGGAGGAGQAGTSSPSPTAGGQGGAGGRGGQGGDGGAGIIGGIGGGQGGTGGAGGQGGTGGAGGNNTSSSTANGAAGGRGGSGGTAGTGGVGGDGGGTGGIGGQGGAGGTGGTGGSGSVSGTGGGGGAGGTAGTGGVGGAGASNGIGNAGNGGTGGTGGTGGTGGHGGFGNGTKNSAGAGGKGGDAAVGGVGGVGGNAVIGVGGTGGTGGTGGNGGTGGDGGGGFGSVGTSGGGGSAGAAPLGSTGGAGGGGGSAGTGGAGAPARSPF; from the coding sequence AGGTATTGGCCGCGGCAGCGGCTGACGTGGTACGGATCGGTTCGGTGCTGCGTTCAGCAAATGCGGCGGCGGCGACCCCGACGATCGCGGTGTCGGCCCCGGGTGCCGATGAAGTCTCGGCGGCGGTGGCGTCGCTGTTTGCCGGGCATGGCCAGGCCTACCAGCGCCTGAGCGCTCACCTGACGGCGTATCACGACCAGTTCGTGCGGACCCTCCAGTCGAGTGCGGACGCCTATGCCGGTGCCGAAGCCGCCAACGCGGCGCCTTTGCAAAGCGCGGGGCAGGGTCTGCTCAACCTGATCAATGCGCCCACCGAGGCGTTGCTGGGACGTCCGTTGGTCGGTAACGGCGCCGACGGGGCCAGCGGGCCGGTGGGGCAGCCGGGCCAGTCGGGCGGGATCTTGTACGGCGATGGCGGAAACGGTGGTAACAGCGGCGCTCCCGGAGCGGCGGGGGGCGCCGGCGGGTCGGCCGGGCTGATCGGCAACGGCGGCGCGGGCGGCACTGGCGGGGCCGGGGCGGCCGGTGGGACGGGTGGTCGTGGCGGGTGGTGGGCCGGTTCGGGGGGTGCCGGCGGACTCGGCGGTGTGGGCGGCGGTGACGGCGGCCACGGCGGCTATGCCCCGCTATTCGGAAACGGCGGCCAGGGCGGCGCCGGCGGCAGCGACGCCGGCGGGAACGGCGGCCACGGCGGTACCGGCGGTCGCGGCGGCGTGGTGTTCGGTTCCGGCGGGTCGGGCGGCGCCGGTGGGGCGGGCGGCGTGGCCGGTGGCGCCGGCGGCGACGGGGGGAACGCGGCGTTGATCGGCCTCGGTGGTGCCGGTGGTGCCGGCGGCGACGGCACCAGCGGTATGGCCGGGGTGGCCGGTGGCGCGGGGGGTGCCGGCGGTACCGGCGGAAACGGTGGCGTCTTCGGGTTCGGCGGTCACGGCGGTGCCGGCGGCGACGGCGGCGCCGGTGGCGCGGGCGAGGCGGCTCTCGCCGGTCAGCAGGGCGGCATGGGCGCCAGCGGTGGTGCCGCCGGTGCGGGCGGGGCCGGAGGTCGCGCGATCATCGGACTCGCCGGCGACGGTGGCCACGGTGGCTCCGGCGGTGCCGGCGGTATCGGCGGGGCGGGCGGCAACGCCGTTACCTTGGGCGCTCAAGGCGGACAAGGCGGCACCGGGGGCACCGGCGGAGCAGCCGGCGCGGGTGGTGCGGCCGGAGGATTCGGCGGCAGCGCGGGCAGCACCGGCAAAGGCGGTGTCGGCGGCCACGGCGGCACCGGCGGCACCGGAGGCGCCGGCCAAGCCGGCGCCAGCGACCCGAGCGCGCCCACCGCCGGCCTGCAGGGTGGTCAAGGCGGCGACGGCGGTCTAGGCGGCGCCGGCGGTGCGGGTGTTGGCGGGGTCGGCGGCGGCGCCGGCGGGCAGGGCGGTGTTGGCGGAGCGGGCGGCCACGGCGGTGCCGGCGGCGCCAATACCGGAAGCAGCGCCGGCAGCGGCGCCGCAGGTGGCCAAGGCGGTACCGGCGGTGCTGCCGGGGCCGGTGGCTCCGGGACCGACGGCGGGGCGGCCGGGGCGACCGGCACCGGTGGACAAGGCGGCACCGGCGGCACCGGTGGCCGCGGGGCCAGCGGTCTGGCCGGCACCTCCGGCGTCTCGCCCACCGGCGGTGGCCAGGGCGGCCAAGGCGGCGACGGTGGCCAAGGCGGCGCCGGCGGTGCGGGCATTGGCGGGATCGGGGGAGGTGCCGGCGGCCAGGGTGGCGTCGGGGGGCACGGCGGCGCCGGCGGCACCGGCGGCGCCAATACCGGCAACAGCGGCGGCAGCGGGGCTGATGGCGGCCAGGGCGGCATCGGTGGCGCGGCGGGGGCAGCCGGTTCCGGGACCGACGGCGGGGCGGCCGGCGCGGCCGGCACCGGCGGGCAGGGCGGCGCCGGTGGTACCGGTGGTGCCGGCGGCACCGGCGCACCCGCCGCGACCCGCTCCGACACCGGCGCCGCAGGCGGTCACGGCGGCAACGGTGGTGCCGGTGGCCAGGGCGGCGCGGGTAACGGAGGTATCAACGGCTCCGGGGGAGCCGGTGGCGACGGCGGCCACGGGGGCCAGGGCGGCACCGGTTACGCCGACGACGGAACCAACGGCGCCACCGCCGGCGGTACGGGTGGTACCGGTGGCACGGGCGGGACCGGCGGTGCGGCCGGCACGGGTGGCGCCGGCGGCAGCGCCGGTGCGGCCGGCGACGGCGGCGACGGCGGCCGGGGTGGTCAGGGCGGCGTCAGCACCACCCTCGGCGACACCGCCGGTCAAGGGGGCCAGGGCGGTCAAGGCGGCCAGGGTGGCCAGGGCGCGCTCGGTCCGGCGTCGGGCGTCGGCCACACCGGCGGCCAGGGTGGCCAGGGCGGCCAAGGCGGCCAGGGCGGTAACGCCGCCAACGGCGCCAACAACGGCGCCGGCGGCCGGGGCGGTGACGGCGGCGCCGGTGGCACCGGCGGGTCGGGCTACCACGACGACGGCGCCGACAACGCCGGCACCGGCGGCACCGGCGGGGCAGGGGGACAAGGGGGTGCCGGCGGCACGACGGGCACCGGCGGCCTCCCGGGACAGAATGTCGGCCAGGGCGGCCACGGCGGCGCCGGCGGCCAAGGAGGTCAGGGAGGGGCCACCACCATCGGTGGTCACACCGCCGGCGACGGCGGGCAGGGCGGACAGGGTGGCCAAGGCGGCGACGGGGCCAATGGCGTGCGGCCCAACGTCGCCAACACCGGCGGCCTGGGCGGTCAAGGCGGTGCCGGCGGCCAGGGCGGCGACGGCGGCAGCGCCGTCGCCGGAGCGACCAATGGCAGCGGCGGCCACGGCGGTCAGGGCGGTCGCGGCGGCACCGGAGGCGCCGGCTACAACGACGACGGTGGCTACGACGCCACCGACGGCGGTGCCGGAGGTACCGGCGGCCAGGGCGGCGCCGGGGGTGCAGCGGGTATGGGCGGCACCGGTGGCGCGGCGGGCGCCGCGGGCACCGGTGGCACCGGCGGCAGCGGCGGTGACGGCGGCGCCGGCAAGGCGGCCAGAGCCAGCGGGTCGCCCTTCGACGGTGGCTGGGGCGCGGCGGGCGGCGCCGGCGGACAAGGCGGCGCCGGGGGCGCGGGAGTGGGCGGAGTCGGTGGCGGCCAAGGCGGGCAGGGCGGCGTCGGTGGACACGGTGGCGCCGGTGGCGCCGGCGGCAACAACACCGGAACCAGCAGCGGTACCGGCGGCGCGGGCGGTCAAGGAGGTACCGGTGGCGCCGCGGGTGCCGGCGGTGCCGGTGCCGACGGCGGCGCGGCCGGCGCGAACGGCACTGCCGGGGACGGCGGGGACGGGGGTGCCGGTGGCAAGGGTGGCGCCGGTCAATCCGGCGCGTCGGGTACCTCGCCTACCGACGGCAGTCCGGGTGGCCAGGGCGGCGCGGGCGGTCAGGGCGGCGCCGGCGGTGCAGGTATCGCCGGGGTCGGCGGCGGCCAAGGTGGCCAGGGCGGCGCCGGCGGCCAAGGGGGCGTCGGCGGTGCCGGCGGCACCAACACCGGAACCAGCGGCGGCGACGGCGCCAACGGCGGCCAGGGCGGCGTCGGCGGGGCGGCCGGCGCGGGCGGCTCTGCCACCGACGGCGGCGCCATCGGCGCGAACGGTGCCGGCGGCAAGGGCGGAGCCGGCGGCGCCGGCGGCAACGGCGGAGGCGGCCAAGCCGGCACCTCCGGCGCCTCGCCTACCGCCGGTGGCCAGGGCGGCACCGGCGGCACCGGTGGTCGGGGCGGTGACGGCGGTGCGGGCATCGGCGGGGTCGGCGGCGGCCAAGGTGGCCAGGGCGGCGCCGGCGGCCAAGGGGGCGTCGGCGGCACCGGCGGCACCGACACCGGGACCAGTGGCGGTGACGGCGCCGACGGCGGTAAAGGCGGAACCGGAGGCCTCTCCGGCAGCGGCGGCTCCGGGACCGATGGCGGTCTGAACGGTGCGGACGGCATCGGCGGCAAGGGCGGCACCGGGGGTGCCGGCGGCAACGGCGGCACCGGTCAGGCCGGCACATCGGGCAGCGTTCCGACCGTCGGCGAGACGGGCGGTAGGGGTGGCGCCGGCGGGCAGGGCGGTGACGGCGGCGCGGCTCCCGGCAACATCTTCGGCGGCCAAGGTGGTCAGGGCGGCGTCGGCGGCCAAGGCGGCGCCGGTGGCGCCGGCGGCACGAACACCGGAGCCAGCGGTGGCTCTGGGGCCGACGGTGGTCAAGGCGGCGCGGGCGGCGCCGCGGGCGCCGGCGGCGTTGGGAGCGGTAACGGCGCGCACGGGGCGATCGGCACCGGCGGCAGGGGCGGCACCGGCGGCGCCGGTGGCAACGGCGGCACCGGTCAGGCCGGCACGTCCGGCAGCGTTCCTACCGCCGGTGGCCAGGGCGGTGGCGGCGGCGCCGGCGGCCAGGGCGGTGCCGGCGGTGCGGGCATCGGCGGGGTCGGCGGTGGTCAAGGAGGCCAAGGCGGGCTCGGTGGCAACGGCGGCACCGGTGGCGCCGGTGGCACGAACACCGGTACCGGGATCGACGCAGCGGGCGCCAATGGTGGCAAAGGCGGCACCGGCGGAGCCGCCGGAGCTGCCGGCTCCGGAACCGATGGCGGGGCGGCCGGGGCGATCGGCGCCGGCGGCAAAGGCGGCGCCGGCGGCACCGGCGGTAACGGGGGCAGCGGCCAAGCCGGCAGCTCCGGCACCACCCCGACCGCCGGCGGTCAGGGCGGCCGTGGCGGCGCCGGCGGCCAGGGCGGTGACGGCGGTGCGGGCATCGGGGGAGTCGGCGGCGGTCAAGGTGGCCAGGGCGGCATCGGCGGCCAAGGCGGTACCGGCGGGGCGGGCGGCAACAACACCGGGACGGGGCTCAACGCCGCCGGCGCCGACGGCGGCAAGGGCGGCACGGGTGGCGTCGCCGGAGCTGCGGGCTCCGGAACCGATGGCGGCGCCGCCGGTGCGGTCGGCACGGGCGGCAAAGGCGGAACCGGCGGGGCGGGCGGCGCGGGCGGCGCCGGCCAGGCCGGCACGTCCAGCCCCTCGCCGACCGCCGGTGGCCAGGGCGGCGCCGGCGGCCGAGGCGGTCAGGGCGGTGACGGCGGCGCGGGCATCATCGGCGGCATCGGCGGCGGCCAAGGCGGCACCGGGGGCGCCGGTGGCCAAGGCGGCACCGGTGGCGCCGGCGGCAACAACACCAGCAGCAGTACCGCCAACGGAGCAGCCGGTGGCCGGGGCGGTAGTGGCGGAACCGCCGGAACCGGAGGGGTCGGCGGAGACGGCGGCGGCACCGGCGGCATCGGCGGGCAAGGCGGGGCCGGCGGCACCGGCGGCACCGGCGGCTCCGGCAGCGTCAGCGGAACCGGCGGTGGCGGCGGTGCCGGCGGCACCGCGGGCACCGGCGGGGTCGGCGGGGCCGGCGCCTCCAACGGCATCGGCAACGCCGGCAACGGCGGCACCGGTGGGACGGGCGGCACTGGCGGCACCGGCGGCCACGGTGGGTTCGGAAACGGCACCAAGAACAGCGCGGGCGCAGGCGGCAAGGGCGGCGACGCCGCTGTCGGCGGCGTCGGCGGAGTCGGCGGCAATGCAGTGATCGGCGTCGGCGGTACCGGCGGCACTGGTGGCACCGGCGGCAATGGTGGCACCGGCGGTGACGGCGGTGGCGGATTCGGAAGCGTCGGCACCAGTGGCGGCGGCGGAAGCGCGGGCGCGGCGCCGCTGGGTTCCACGGGCGGGGCGGGTGGCGGTGGCGGCTCCGCCGGCACCGGCGGGGCCGGTGCTCCCGCCCGATCACCCTTCTAG
- a CDS encoding undecaprenyl-diphosphate phosphatase translates to MSWWQVISLAVVQGLTEFLPVSSSGHLAIMSRIFFSDDAGASFTAVTQLGTEAAVLVYFARDIVRILRAWVDGLVVKSHRNADYRLGWYVIIGTIPICILGLFFKDEIRSGVRNLWVVATAMVVFSGVIALAEYLGRQGRQVEQLNWRDAVVVGIAQTLALVPGVSRSGSTISAGLFLGLDRELAARFGFLLAIPAVFASGLFSLPDAFHPVTEGMSATGPQLLVATLIAFVVGLSAVAWFLHFLLRHNMYWFVGYRIVVGVGVLVLLATGTVSAT, encoded by the coding sequence ATGTCCTGGTGGCAAGTCATTTCATTGGCGGTGGTGCAGGGTTTGACCGAGTTCCTGCCGGTGTCATCCTCGGGGCATCTGGCAATCATGTCGCGAATCTTCTTCAGCGACGACGCCGGCGCCTCGTTCACCGCGGTCACCCAGCTGGGCACCGAAGCCGCAGTCCTGGTGTACTTCGCCCGCGATATCGTGCGGATCCTGCGCGCTTGGGTGGACGGGCTGGTGGTCAAGTCGCATCGCAACGCCGACTATCGGCTGGGCTGGTACGTCATCATCGGGACCATCCCGATCTGCATTCTGGGCTTGTTCTTCAAAGACGAAATTCGTTCCGGGGTCCGCAACCTGTGGGTGGTGGCGACGGCCATGGTGGTCTTTTCGGGGGTGATCGCGCTCGCCGAATACCTGGGTCGGCAGGGCCGTCAGGTCGAGCAGCTGAACTGGCGCGACGCTGTGGTGGTCGGCATCGCCCAGACGCTGGCGCTGGTCCCCGGCGTCTCGCGGTCCGGGTCGACCATCAGTGCGGGCCTGTTTCTGGGGCTCGACCGCGAGTTAGCCGCCCGATTCGGCTTCCTGCTGGCCATCCCTGCGGTGTTCGCCTCCGGGCTGTTCTCCTTGCCTGATGCCTTCCACCCGGTGACCGAGGGCATGAGCGCCACCGGGCCGCAGCTGCTGGTGGCCACCCTGATCGCGTTCGTGGTGGGCCTGTCGGCGGTGGCCTGGTTCCTGCATTTCCTGTTGCGGCACAACATGTATTGGTTCGTGGGTTATCGGATCGTGGTCGGCGTGGGAGTGCTCGTGTTATTGGCAACCGGGACGGTGTCCGCGACATGA
- a CDS encoding quinone-dependent dihydroorotate dehydrogenase: MYSLVRRLLFLLPPERAHTFVFALLRAVTAVAPARRMLSRWLGPTDPVLASTVFGVRFPGPLGLAAGFDKDGTGLDTWGALGFGYAEVGTVTARPQPGNPPPRMFRLPADRALLNRMGFNNHGAGALAIRLTRHRPRVPIGVNIGKSKATPAGEAVDDYRASARLVGPLAAYLVVNVSSPNTPGLRDLQAVESLRPILTAVLAETSTPVLVKIAPDLSDSDIDDIADLAVELGLAGIVATNTTVSRDGLATPGVDELGAGGISGPPVAARAVQVLRRLQHRVGDRLVLISVGGIETVDDAWERITAGATLLQGYTGFIYGGGLWAKHIHDGIARRLHDGGFASLADAVGSAARKAGKPPG; encoded by the coding sequence ATATACAGCCTGGTGCGGCGGCTGCTATTCCTCCTCCCGCCCGAGCGTGCCCACACATTCGTGTTCGCCCTGCTGCGTGCCGTCACCGCCGTCGCGCCGGCACGCCGGATGCTGAGCCGATGGCTGGGCCCGACCGATCCGGTGCTGGCCAGCACCGTGTTCGGGGTGCGCTTTCCCGGACCGCTGGGGCTGGCCGCGGGGTTCGACAAGGACGGCACCGGGCTGGACACCTGGGGCGCGTTGGGATTCGGCTATGCCGAGGTGGGCACCGTCACCGCGCGTCCACAACCCGGAAACCCGCCGCCGCGCATGTTCCGGCTGCCCGCCGACCGCGCCCTGCTCAACCGAATGGGATTCAACAACCACGGCGCCGGGGCGCTCGCGATTCGGCTCACCCGGCACCGACCCCGGGTGCCGATCGGGGTCAACATCGGCAAGAGCAAGGCGACGCCGGCCGGCGAAGCGGTTGACGACTACCGGGCCAGTGCCCGGCTGGTCGGTCCGCTGGCCGCCTACCTTGTGGTCAACGTCAGTTCGCCGAACACACCCGGGCTGCGGGATTTGCAGGCGGTGGAGTCACTTCGGCCCATCCTGACCGCCGTGCTGGCCGAAACCTCGACCCCAGTGCTGGTCAAGATCGCGCCGGATCTCTCCGACTCCGACATCGACGACATTGCGGACCTGGCGGTCGAGTTGGGTCTTGCCGGGATCGTCGCGACCAACACCACGGTGTCACGAGACGGCCTGGCGACCCCCGGGGTCGACGAGCTGGGCGCCGGCGGCATTTCCGGACCGCCGGTGGCAGCGCGCGCTGTCCAGGTGTTGCGGCGGCTTCAACACCGGGTCGGTGATCGCCTGGTGTTGATCAGCGTGGGCGGTATCGAGACCGTCGACGATGCATGGGAACGCATCACTGCCGGCGCGACACTGCTGCAGGGCTATACCGGGTTCATCTACGGCGGTGGCTTGTGGGCCAAGCACATTCACGACGGCATCGCCCGCCGGCTGCATGACGGCGGGTTCGCCTCGCTGGCTGACGCCGTGGGCTCGGCTGCTCGGAAGGCCGGGAAACCGCCCGGTTAG
- a CDS encoding lipoprotein yields the protein MLTATKQAVQRCLCAAAALLTLVTACSSNPLHTAPPTIQPAQPAVSPPVSQAPAGVIRPLSGHPQAALYDNGARRLVVLTPDADPSAPSGITVFDDAQTPSRVITLPGPATALTCDDHGTAYLAARGGYLVVDLSAGRIAQVSVADAAGTDFTAIARRADGKLVLGSADGAVYILDSESSGTARTANRIKIFARVDSLVTQGNTTVVLDRGQTSVTTIGADGRARQALRAGEGATTLAADPLGRVLVADTRGGQLLVYGVDPLILRQAYPVPQAPYGLAGSRELAWVSQTASNVVIGYDLSTGIPVEKVRYPTVQQPNSLAFDDASGTLYVVSGSGAGVQVIEHAAGIA from the coding sequence TTGCTGACAGCTACTAAGCAAGCAGTTCAACGCTGCCTTTGTGCCGCTGCCGCTTTGCTGACATTGGTGACGGCTTGTTCGTCGAACCCGCTGCACACCGCGCCGCCCACGATCCAGCCCGCGCAGCCCGCCGTGTCTCCGCCGGTTTCCCAGGCGCCGGCGGGGGTGATCCGGCCGTTGAGCGGCCATCCGCAGGCGGCGCTGTACGACAACGGCGCACGCCGGCTGGTGGTTCTTACCCCGGACGCCGATCCGTCGGCGCCATCGGGCATCACCGTGTTCGATGATGCGCAGACTCCATCGCGCGTGATCACCCTGCCCGGACCCGCGACCGCGTTGACCTGCGACGACCACGGCACCGCCTACCTGGCCGCCCGGGGTGGTTACCTCGTGGTCGACCTGTCCGCCGGCCGCATCGCACAGGTCAGCGTCGCCGACGCCGCGGGCACCGACTTCACCGCGATCGCCCGGCGCGCCGACGGCAAGCTGGTGCTGGGCAGCGCCGACGGCGCCGTGTACATCCTGGATTCCGAGAGCTCCGGCACTGCCCGGACAGCCAACCGCATCAAGATCTTCGCACGCGTCGATTCCCTTGTGACACAGGGAAATACCACCGTCGTCCTGGACCGCGGGCAGACGTCGGTGACGACGATCGGCGCCGACGGTCGCGCCCGGCAGGCACTGCGCGCCGGAGAGGGCGCCACTACCCTGGCCGCCGATCCGCTGGGCCGGGTGCTGGTGGCCGACACTCGCGGCGGCCAACTGCTGGTATACGGCGTCGACCCGCTGATCCTGCGCCAGGCCTACCCCGTGCCGCAGGCCCCGTATGGGCTGGCCGGCTCCCGCGAACTGGCCTGGGTATCCCAAACCGCATCCAACGTCGTCATTGGTTACGATCTCAGCACCGGAATACCCGTGGAAAAGGTGCGTTACCCAACCGTGCAGCAACCCAACTCGCTGGCCTTCGACGATGCGTCGGGCACCTTGTACGTGGTGTCGGGGTCGGGTGCCGGGGTCCAGGTCATCGAGCATGCGGCGGGTATCGCGTGA
- a CDS encoding DUF5703 family protein gives MTGRPASRRSRLPVGWDTDMSDEYEWAPLRLPPEVTRLSASTRLSIEAEYRGWELTRVRLYTDGSRRVLLRRKKSRLDNASSDQPEP, from the coding sequence GTGACGGGCCGGCCCGCGTCGAGACGGAGCCGGCTGCCCGTGGGTTGGGATACCGATATGTCGGACGAATATGAGTGGGCGCCATTGCGCCTGCCACCGGAAGTGACCAGGCTCAGCGCGTCCACCCGGTTGTCCATCGAGGCCGAGTACCGTGGCTGGGAGCTGACACGGGTGCGGCTCTACACAGACGGCAGCAGACGGGTGTTGTTGCGCCGCAAGAAGTCTCGCCTGGACAACGCGTCGTCCGACCAGCCGGAACCGTGA